The following proteins are co-located in the Macaca thibetana thibetana isolate TM-01 chromosome 6, ASM2454274v1, whole genome shotgun sequence genome:
- the LOC126956661 gene encoding tropomyosin alpha-4 chain-like: protein MKVIENRAMKDEEKMEIQEMQLKEAKHVAEEADRKYEEVARKLVILEGEVERAEERAEVSELKCGDLEEELKNVTNNLKSLEAASKKYSEKEDKYEEEIKLLSDKLKEAETRAEFAERTVAKLEKTIDDLEEKLAQAKEENVGLHQTLDQTLNELNCIQAKQKLRSSVVFLFSCMKFLLLLPSLLCWKCQANYEYMTKYFVSEKL, encoded by the coding sequence ATGAAGGTGATAGAAAACCGGGCCATGAAGGATGAGGAGAAGATGGAAATTCAGGAGATGCAGCTCAAAGAGGCCAAGCATGTTGCGGAAGAGGCTGACCGCAAATACGAGGAGGTAGCTCGTAAGCTGGTCATCCTGGAGGGTGAGGTGGAGAGGGCAGAGGAGCGTGCGGAGGTGTCTGAACTAAAATGTGGTGACCTGGAGGAAGAACTCAAGAATGTTACTAACAACCTGAAATCTCTGGAGGCTGCATCTAAAAAGTATTCTGAAAAGGAGGACaaatatgaagaagaaattaaacttCTGTCTGACAAACTGAAAGAGGCTGAGACCCGTGCTGAATTTGCAGAGAGAACGGTTGCAAAACTGGAAAAGACAATTGATGACCTGGAAGAGAAACTTGCCCAGGCCAAAGAAGAGAACGTGGGTTTACATCAGACACTGGATCAGACACTAAACGAACTTAACTGTATACAAGCAAAACAGAAACTCCGGAGCTCCGtggtctttcttttctcttgtatgAAGTTCCTTTTGTTATTGCCATCTTTGCTTTGCTGGAAATGTCAAGCAAATTATGAATACATGACCAAATATTTTGTATCGGAGAAGCTATAA